In one Streptomyces marincola genomic region, the following are encoded:
- a CDS encoding helix-turn-helix domain-containing protein translates to MPPRENPTARQARLGAELRKLRERAGRTAREAAGMLGTDQGKISHIESGRIGVSEERIRKLATFYSCSDQALLDSLCAIAREHRGQFWWDEYRGIVAPGPLNVAELEHHLVGMQIMQTVTVPGLLQIADYARALFRGNVIELPPEEVETRTEFRMRRKVVLERENPPPFDVFIHEAALRMRFGGRAVVRRQLEYLMAASERPAITVRVVPFTNEDFFEAVQPVLYATGVVPQLDTIQIDTPFGGGFLDAEADVLAYRAFFARARKVSLDADESRQLIHHIAREL, encoded by the coding sequence ATGCCGCCGAGGGAGAATCCGACCGCTCGACAGGCGCGCCTGGGTGCGGAGTTGAGGAAGCTGCGGGAGCGGGCCGGCCGGACGGCCCGGGAAGCCGCCGGCATGCTGGGGACCGACCAGGGCAAGATCAGCCACATAGAGTCCGGCCGCATCGGCGTCAGCGAGGAGCGCATCCGGAAGCTGGCAACCTTCTACTCCTGTTCCGATCAGGCGCTGCTCGACTCCCTGTGCGCCATCGCGCGCGAGCACCGCGGCCAGTTCTGGTGGGACGAGTACCGTGGCATTGTTGCCCCTGGCCCGCTGAACGTCGCCGAGCTGGAGCACCACCTCGTCGGCATGCAGATCATGCAGACCGTGACCGTGCCGGGTCTGCTCCAGATCGCGGACTACGCCCGCGCCCTGTTCCGCGGCAACGTCATCGAGCTGCCGCCCGAGGAGGTCGAGACCCGCACCGAGTTCCGCATGCGGCGCAAGGTCGTGCTCGAACGCGAGAACCCGCCGCCGTTCGACGTCTTCATCCACGAGGCCGCCCTGCGGATGCGGTTCGGCGGTCGCGCCGTCGTACGGCGGCAGCTCGAATACCTGATGGCCGCCTCGGAACGGCCCGCGATCACGGTCCGCGTGGTGCCCTTCACGAACGAGGACTTCTTCGAGGCCGTCCAGCCCGTCCTGTACGCCACCGGCGTCGTACCGCAGCTGGACACCATACAGATCGACACCCCGTTCGGCGGCGGATTCCTGGACGCGGAGGCCGACGTGCTGGCCTACCGCGCGTTCTTCGCGCGGGCCCGCAAGGTGTCCCTGGACGCCGACGAGTCCCGGCAGCTCATCCACCACATCGCGCGGGAACTGTGA
- a CDS encoding LysR family transcriptional regulator has protein sequence MPETLSDQRRYVQENPEVPLSQLHAFAVLAEELHFGRAAARLGVAQPPLSQQIRRLEEKVGHPLFTRGPGRVELAPAGRELLPAARAALTGLADGLSAARAAGSGRTGRLRIGFAASLALTVLPGLLGRFRERYPDVRLDVREMTSAPQLTALRERDIDVGLLREQPADRAGLRFATVLTEPFVAVLPACHPLAARRSVPLGLLADSPFVLLPRAVGPELHDRITGLCAEAGFTPRVAQHAVEWPTVCAMVAAGMGVSLAPACIRRMRCEGVVFRRVEPASARTTVAMAWRGDESTPLVGNFLAVVGGAAAPH, from the coding sequence ATGCCGGAAACGCTAAGTGACCAGCGGAGATACGTCCAGGAAAACCCCGAGGTGCCGCTGTCGCAGCTGCACGCGTTCGCCGTACTCGCCGAGGAACTGCACTTCGGCCGCGCCGCCGCCCGGCTCGGCGTCGCGCAACCGCCGCTGAGCCAGCAGATCCGCCGCCTGGAGGAAAAGGTCGGGCACCCGCTGTTCACCCGGGGTCCCGGCCGCGTCGAGCTGGCACCGGCCGGCCGCGAGCTCCTGCCCGCGGCCCGCGCCGCCCTGACCGGTCTCGCGGACGGCCTGAGCGCCGCACGAGCCGCGGGAAGCGGCCGGACGGGGCGCCTGCGGATCGGATTCGCCGCGTCCCTCGCGCTGACCGTGCTGCCCGGCCTGCTCGGCAGGTTCCGCGAGCGGTACCCCGACGTGCGGCTCGACGTGCGGGAGATGACCTCGGCGCCGCAGCTCACCGCCCTGCGCGAGCGCGACATCGACGTGGGCCTCCTGCGCGAACAGCCCGCGGACCGGGCAGGGCTCCGGTTTGCGACCGTGCTCACCGAGCCCTTCGTCGCGGTGCTGCCGGCCTGCCACCCGCTGGCCGCGCGCCGGTCCGTTCCGCTCGGGCTGCTGGCGGATTCCCCGTTCGTGTTGCTGCCCCGTGCCGTGGGCCCCGAACTGCACGACCGGATCACCGGCCTGTGCGCCGAAGCGGGATTCACACCGCGCGTGGCGCAGCACGCGGTCGAGTGGCCGACCGTGTGCGCCATGGTCGCGGCCGGCATGGGTGTGTCGCTCGCCCCCGCGTGCATCCGGCGCATGCGGTGCGAAGGCGTCGTGTTCCGCCGCGTCGAACCCGCCTCCGCCCGCACGACCGTCGCCATGGCCTGGCGCGGTGACGAGTCCACCCCGCTGGTCGGCAACTTCCTCGCTGTCGTCGGCGGCGCGGCTGCGCCCCACTGA
- a CDS encoding SDR family oxidoreductase → MKFAVIGGTGLIGSQVVDNLNAAGHEAVPHSKSTGVDVISGQGVDEAVAGVDVIVNLTNSPTFDDASAAFFRTSMDLLLAAGHRSGVRHFVVLSIVGVNRVPELDYYRAKVLQEDLLAAGPIPYSIVRATQFMEFIDAVLSWTADEDTVRLPATPIQPIAAQDVAAVVADVAAGPPLGGIRTIAGPDIFPLDELGRITLAHASDKRTVVTDPTAGMFAAVQRDVLTDKHAHLAPTRYVDWLP, encoded by the coding sequence ATGAAGTTCGCAGTCATCGGTGGGACCGGGCTGATCGGCTCCCAGGTCGTCGACAACCTCAACGCCGCCGGGCATGAGGCGGTCCCACACTCGAAATCCACCGGCGTCGACGTCATCAGCGGCCAGGGCGTGGACGAGGCAGTGGCGGGAGTCGATGTCATCGTCAACCTGACGAACTCCCCGACTTTCGACGACGCATCCGCGGCCTTCTTCAGAACCTCAATGGATCTCCTGCTGGCCGCAGGCCACAGGAGCGGTGTCCGCCATTTCGTCGTGCTGTCCATCGTGGGCGTGAACCGCGTACCGGAACTGGACTACTACCGGGCCAAAGTCCTCCAGGAGGACCTTCTCGCGGCCGGGCCGATTCCCTATTCGATCGTGCGCGCGACGCAGTTCATGGAGTTCATCGACGCGGTCCTCTCCTGGACGGCCGACGAGGACACCGTCCGACTGCCCGCCACGCCGATTCAGCCGATCGCCGCCCAGGACGTGGCCGCCGTAGTCGCGGACGTCGCCGCGGGCCCACCGCTGGGGGGCATCCGCACCATCGCCGGCCCGGACATCTTCCCTCTCGACGAACTGGGCCGGATCACGCTGGCCCACGCATCCGACAAACGCACTGTCGTCACCGACCCCACCGCCGGCATGTTCGCTGCCGTCCAGAGGGACGTCCTCACCGACAAGCATGCTCACCTCGCTCCCACCCGCTACGTCGACTGGCTTCCCTGA
- a CDS encoding DUF397 domain-containing protein, whose amino-acid sequence MRTPTVAGTRWQRSSFSGGTGDNCLELGRAAGRGGGLLLRESDAPCAVLTTSGARLAALLREVKAGRFDRLAPGPGRAG is encoded by the coding sequence ATGCGGACCCCGACCGTCGCCGGCACGCGCTGGCAGCGCTCCTCCTTCTCCGGCGGCACCGGGGACAACTGCCTGGAACTGGGCAGAGCGGCCGGCCGCGGCGGCGGGCTGCTGCTGCGGGAGTCCGACGCGCCGTGCGCCGTGCTGACCACGAGCGGTGCCCGCCTGGCCGCGCTGCTGCGGGAGGTGAAGGCCGGGCGGTTCGACCGGCTGGCCCCGGGGCCAGGCCGGGCCGGGTGA
- a CDS encoding NADPH:quinone reductase, with translation MRAIVYHQGGPSDVLHLVEREPRRPDAGEVRVRVVTSGVNPTDWKQRENGPSGGTGEETVPHLDAGGIVDAVGPGVEHLRVGDRVWTFMASAYRPGSGTAQEFTTLSTDRVAPLPDGIDFDTAAAIGVPALTAHRALTVHEDGPRRLAPGALAGRTVLVSGGAGAVGHAAIQLARWAGAEVITTVSGDAKAALATAAGASHVLKYTDPDTAGAIRKIAPNGVDIVVEVAANANAALDAEVIADRGTIAVYGNDRGDDAVRLEFGPYLFRNVRYQFLVLYTVGEQTLRAGAEDVAAALRDGALPVGEEAGLPLHRYPLEETGRAHDAVEAGAVGKVLVEVTAP, from the coding sequence ATGAGAGCCATCGTTTACCACCAGGGCGGCCCGTCCGACGTTCTCCACCTGGTCGAGCGCGAACCGCGCCGGCCGGACGCCGGCGAGGTCCGGGTCCGCGTCGTGACCTCGGGCGTGAACCCCACCGACTGGAAGCAGCGTGAGAACGGGCCGTCCGGCGGCACCGGCGAGGAAACGGTCCCCCACCTCGACGCCGGGGGCATCGTCGACGCGGTCGGCCCCGGCGTCGAGCACCTGCGGGTGGGCGACCGGGTCTGGACGTTCATGGCCTCCGCCTACCGGCCCGGCTCAGGAACGGCCCAGGAGTTCACGACGCTGTCCACCGACCGGGTGGCGCCGCTCCCGGACGGCATCGACTTCGACACGGCCGCCGCCATCGGCGTTCCCGCCCTCACCGCGCACCGCGCGCTCACCGTTCACGAGGACGGACCGCGGCGGTTGGCCCCCGGGGCGCTCGCGGGCCGGACCGTGCTGGTCTCCGGCGGTGCGGGCGCCGTGGGGCATGCGGCGATCCAGCTCGCGCGATGGGCGGGGGCCGAGGTCATCACGACCGTCAGCGGGGACGCCAAGGCGGCGCTCGCGACCGCGGCGGGCGCGTCGCACGTGCTGAAGTACACCGACCCGGACACGGCCGGCGCGATCCGGAAGATCGCCCCGAACGGCGTCGACATCGTGGTCGAGGTCGCCGCGAACGCCAACGCCGCCCTCGACGCCGAAGTGATCGCCGACCGGGGAACCATCGCCGTCTACGGCAACGACCGGGGCGATGACGCGGTGCGCCTGGAGTTCGGCCCGTACCTGTTCCGCAACGTGCGCTACCAGTTCCTCGTCCTGTACACGGTGGGCGAGCAGACCCTGCGGGCCGGCGCCGAGGATGTGGCGGCGGCGCTGCGGGACGGCGCGCTGCCCGTCGGCGAGGAGGCGGGGCTTCCGCTGCACCGCTATCCGCTTGAGGAGACGGGGCGCGCCCACGACGCGGTGGAGGCGGGGGCGGTCGGGAAGGTCCTGGTCGAGGTGACCGCCCCCTGA
- a CDS encoding NUDIX hydrolase — MSSRLAAYAVCIEDGRVLLAHHRATVWTLPGGGIEHAEDPFDTVVREIAEKTGYNAVVERLLGVDSRVIPAPAARSGIEHQNIGILYQVRITGGQLRPEPNGETPVTAWTPLPDIAGLRRSSLVDVGIALVQTLPATGHVAPVSVGGLIQH; from the coding sequence ATGAGTTCCCGGCTGGCGGCCTACGCCGTGTGCATCGAGGACGGACGGGTGCTGCTTGCCCACCACCGGGCAACCGTCTGGACCCTGCCGGGCGGCGGAATCGAGCATGCGGAGGACCCGTTCGACACGGTGGTCCGGGAGATCGCCGAGAAGACCGGATACAACGCGGTGGTCGAACGGCTCCTTGGGGTGGACTCACGGGTAATACCCGCACCCGCCGCACGCTCGGGAATCGAGCACCAGAACATCGGCATCCTCTACCAAGTCCGTATCACCGGTGGCCAACTGCGGCCGGAGCCAAACGGCGAAACTCCCGTAACGGCCTGGACTCCCCTACCCGACATCGCCGGCCTGCGCCGCTCTTCGCTGGTCGATGTGGGCATTGCTCTCGTGCAGACCCTCCCAGCGACCGGCCATGTCGCTCCGGTCTCCGTCGGCGGGCTGATTCAGCACTGA
- a CDS encoding helicase-associated domain-containing protein, with translation MTATSPRTLADELRSRSDAELAGLLRARADLLSPLPGDLSQLATRAGARASVLRALDRLDTFALQTAEALAIAPQPCPYPVLAALLPGGEKQLPGALAALRARALLWGRPEALRLVRTAQELLAPTAARPSGTGLGPALAETAAGISPSRMQDLLAGTGLPPTHDPVSALTALTDLFTDPERLTALLAEAPDPALAVLERLAWGPPYGEVSARPGPHLRWLIDRALLMPTAPGTVVLPREVALYLRGGRAHRELRPDPPELLPRATFEPDAVDAAAAGAAGAALVLVEELLTAWEHQAPPVLRAGGLGARDLKRLAVALDTSEPDAAFWLELVFGAGLLASDGAADERFAPTPAYDTWCRRPPEERWLHLVTAWLAGTRVPGLVGTRDGKGRLLTALGPGLDRGPAAELRLATLRLLADVPPGHAPDPAAVRRRIDWELPRRLADETRGELCAAALAEAELLGVTGRGALASFTRPLLPHAPEGATPPCVGAGSANGTRGGEEAGNGRGGEPGDGAGADVGADAGHVLGDLPGRAEREAAAALLAAHLPAPVDHVLVQADLTAVAPGPLDRELRQAMALAADVESKGVATVYRFTPASVRRALDAGWTAEELHAFVASRSATPVPQPLTYLIDDVARRHGRLRVGAAGSYVRCEDESLLTQLLADRRAEGLRLTRLAPTVVVSAAPPDALLAGLRDLGFAPAAETAEGAVVALRAQPRRTPPRSAPEPAPDTPPRADDALLAAAVRAIRAGDHAATGAARAPAAARVPEATGPPPRTPADATLRTLRAAARSGGLVRIGYVGADGLAAHRVVSPVRVEGGFVTAFDHTADEVRTYPLHRITGSADTG, from the coding sequence ATGACCGCCACCAGCCCCCGTACCCTCGCCGACGAGCTGCGCTCCCGCTCCGACGCGGAGCTGGCCGGGCTGCTGCGCGCCCGGGCCGACCTGCTCTCGCCGCTGCCCGGTGACCTCTCGCAGCTGGCCACGCGCGCGGGCGCCCGTGCCTCGGTGCTGCGCGCGCTCGACCGGCTCGACACCTTCGCCCTCCAGACCGCGGAGGCGCTGGCCATCGCCCCGCAGCCCTGCCCGTACCCCGTTCTGGCCGCACTGTTGCCGGGCGGGGAGAAGCAATTGCCCGGCGCACTCGCCGCGCTGCGCGCCCGCGCACTGCTCTGGGGCAGGCCCGAGGCCCTGCGCCTGGTCCGCACGGCCCAGGAACTGCTCGCGCCGACCGCCGCCCGGCCCAGCGGCACCGGCCTCGGCCCCGCCCTCGCGGAGACCGCGGCCGGCATCTCGCCCAGCCGCATGCAGGACCTGCTGGCCGGCACCGGGCTGCCGCCGACGCACGACCCGGTGAGCGCCCTGACGGCTCTCACCGACCTGTTCACCGACCCGGAGCGGCTGACGGCCCTGCTGGCCGAGGCCCCGGACCCCGCACTCGCGGTGCTGGAGCGGCTGGCCTGGGGCCCGCCCTACGGCGAGGTCTCCGCACGGCCGGGGCCGCACCTGCGCTGGCTGATCGACCGCGCCCTGCTGATGCCGACCGCGCCGGGCACGGTCGTGCTGCCCCGCGAGGTCGCCCTGTACCTGCGCGGCGGCCGGGCGCACCGGGAGCTGCGCCCCGACCCGCCCGAGCTGCTGCCGCGCGCGACGTTCGAACCGGACGCCGTGGACGCCGCGGCGGCCGGCGCGGCCGGCGCCGCGCTCGTGCTGGTCGAGGAACTGCTGACCGCGTGGGAGCACCAAGCGCCCCCTGTGCTCCGGGCCGGCGGCCTCGGCGCCCGCGACCTCAAACGTCTCGCCGTCGCCCTCGACACCTCGGAACCCGACGCCGCCTTCTGGCTCGAACTCGTCTTCGGCGCCGGGCTGCTCGCCTCGGACGGGGCGGCGGACGAACGGTTCGCGCCCACCCCCGCGTACGACACCTGGTGCCGCCGGCCGCCCGAGGAACGCTGGCTGCACCTGGTCACCGCGTGGCTCGCCGGCACCCGCGTGCCGGGGCTCGTCGGCACCCGCGACGGCAAGGGCAGGCTGCTCACCGCGCTCGGGCCCGGCCTCGACCGCGGCCCCGCGGCCGAGCTGCGGCTGGCCACGCTGCGGCTGCTCGCGGACGTTCCGCCCGGCCACGCCCCGGATCCCGCCGCCGTGCGACGGCGCATCGACTGGGAGCTGCCGCGCCGACTGGCCGACGAGACGCGCGGGGAGCTGTGCGCGGCGGCGCTCGCCGAGGCGGAGCTGCTGGGCGTGACCGGGCGGGGCGCCCTCGCCTCGTTCACGCGCCCGCTGCTGCCCCACGCGCCGGAGGGCGCCACCCCGCCGTGCGTCGGCGCCGGGAGCGCGAACGGCACCAGGGGCGGGGAGGAGGCCGGGAACGGCCGCGGCGGTGAGCCCGGTGACGGTGCCGGGGCCGATGTCGGGGCCGATGCCGGGCACGTGCTCGGCGACCTCCCCGGCCGGGCGGAACGGGAGGCCGCCGCGGCGCTCCTCGCCGCCCACCTCCCGGCGCCCGTCGACCACGTGCTGGTGCAGGCCGACCTGACGGCCGTGGCCCCCGGCCCGCTGGACCGCGAGCTGCGGCAGGCGATGGCCCTGGCCGCCGACGTGGAGTCCAAGGGGGTGGCCACCGTCTACCGGTTCACACCCGCCTCGGTGCGCCGCGCGCTGGACGCGGGCTGGACGGCCGAGGAACTGCACGCGTTCGTCGCCTCGCGGTCCGCGACCCCCGTGCCCCAGCCTCTCACCTACCTGATCGACGACGTGGCCAGGCGGCACGGCCGGCTGCGGGTCGGCGCCGCGGGCAGCTACGTGCGGTGCGAGGACGAGTCGCTGCTCACCCAGCTGCTCGCCGACCGCCGCGCCGAGGGGCTGCGGCTGACCCGGCTCGCCCCGACCGTGGTGGTCTCGGCGGCGCCGCCCGACGCCCTGCTCGCCGGGCTGCGCGACCTCGGGTTCGCGCCCGCCGCGGAGACGGCGGAGGGCGCGGTGGTCGCCCTGCGCGCGCAACCGAGGCGCACGCCCCCTCGCTCGGCTCCCGAGCCCGCGCCCGACACCCCGCCGCGTGCCGACGACGCGCTTCTCGCCGCCGCCGTGCGCGCCATCCGCGCCGGCGACCACGCCGCGACGGGCGCCGCACGCGCACCAGCCGCCGCACGCGTGCCGGAGGCCACGGGCCCGCCGCCGCGCACGCCGGCGGACGCGACGTTGCGGACGTTGCGCGCGGCGGCGCGTTCCGGCGGTCTTGTCAGGATCGGCTACGTGGGCGCGGACGGCCTCGCGGCCCACCGCGTCGTGTCGCCGGTGCGGGTGGAGGGGGGCTTCGTCACCGCGTTCGACCACACCGCGGACGAGGTGCGCACCTACCCCCTGCACCGCATCACCGGCAGCGCGGACACCGGCTGA
- a CDS encoding RidA family protein, translated as MTERRAVLSGSTYEEQIGYARAVVDGDWVHVSGTTGFDYATMTISDDVVEQAEQCLRTIGAALAEAGASFADVVRVRYMLPDRDDFEPCWPLLRGCFGQIKPAATMIECGLADPRMKIEIEVCARRPAA; from the coding sequence ATGACGGAACGACGCGCGGTCCTCAGCGGCTCGACGTATGAGGAGCAGATCGGCTATGCCCGTGCCGTGGTCGACGGCGACTGGGTGCACGTGTCCGGTACGACCGGGTTCGACTACGCCACGATGACGATCTCGGACGATGTGGTGGAGCAGGCCGAGCAGTGTCTGCGCACCATCGGTGCCGCGCTTGCGGAGGCCGGCGCCTCGTTCGCCGACGTGGTGCGGGTGCGGTACATGCTGCCGGACCGTGACGACTTCGAGCCGTGCTGGCCCCTGCTGCGCGGTTGCTTCGGGCAGATCAAGCCCGCCGCCACGATGATCGAGTGCGGCCTCGCCGACCCCCGGATGAAGATCGAGATAGAGGTCTGCGCGCGGCGACCGGCCGCGTGA
- a CDS encoding DNA repair helicase XPB, producing the protein MTGPLIVQSDKTLLLEVDHEQAEACRRAIAPFAELERAPEHIHTYRVTPLGLWNARAAGHDAEQVVDALVTHSRYPVPQALLVDVAETMARYGRLSLVKHPAHGLVLQTTDRPVLEEVLRSKRIQPLVGARVDPDTVVVHPSERGQIKQALLKLGWPAEDLAGYVDGEAHPIELLQDGWQLRPYQEQAVSGFWHGGSGVVVLPCGAGKTLVGAGAMAQARSTTLILVTNTVSARQWKSELMRRTSLSEHEIGEYSGTRKEIRPVTIATYQVLTTRRKGVYPHLELFDSRDWGLIIYDEVHLLPAPVFKFTADLQARRRLGLTATLVREDGRESDVFSLIGPKRFDAPWKEIEAQGWIAPADCVEVRVDLTDSERLAYAMAEPEERYRFCATTDSKRRVTETLVRRHAGEQTLVIGQYIDQLDELGEQLSAPVIKGDTSNAQREKLFDAFRAGELSVLVVSKVANFSIDLPEATVAIQVSGTFGSRQEEAQRLGRVLRPKADGHEARFYSVVARDTVDQEFAAHRQRFLAEQGYAYRIMDAGDVFAAGDEEELGGV; encoded by the coding sequence GTGACAGGCCCCCTCATCGTGCAGAGCGACAAGACGCTGCTGCTTGAAGTCGATCACGAACAGGCCGAGGCGTGCCGACGCGCCATCGCGCCGTTCGCCGAGTTGGAGCGTGCCCCCGAGCACATCCACACCTACCGGGTGACCCCGCTCGGCCTGTGGAACGCGCGGGCCGCCGGGCACGACGCCGAGCAGGTCGTCGACGCCCTGGTGACGCACTCGCGCTACCCCGTGCCTCAGGCGCTGCTGGTCGACGTGGCCGAAACGATGGCCAGGTACGGGCGTCTCTCGCTGGTCAAGCACCCCGCGCACGGCCTGGTGCTCCAGACCACCGACCGGCCCGTGCTCGAAGAAGTGCTTCGCTCCAAACGCATCCAGCCGCTGGTCGGTGCCCGTGTCGATCCGGACACCGTGGTCGTCCACCCCTCCGAGCGCGGCCAGATCAAGCAGGCCCTGCTGAAGCTCGGCTGGCCGGCGGAGGACCTGGCGGGGTACGTCGACGGCGAGGCCCACCCGATCGAGCTGCTTCAGGACGGCTGGCAGCTGCGCCCCTACCAGGAGCAGGCCGTGTCCGGTTTCTGGCACGGCGGCTCGGGCGTCGTCGTGCTGCCGTGCGGCGCGGGCAAGACGCTCGTCGGCGCGGGGGCGATGGCGCAGGCGCGTTCCACCACGCTGATCCTCGTCACCAACACGGTCTCGGCTCGCCAGTGGAAGTCCGAGCTGATGCGCAGGACGTCGCTGTCGGAGCACGAGATCGGCGAGTACAGCGGCACCCGCAAGGAGATCCGGCCGGTCACCATCGCTACTTACCAGGTGCTGACGACGCGGCGCAAGGGCGTGTATCCGCACCTGGAGCTGTTCGACTCGCGCGACTGGGGGCTGATCATCTACGACGAGGTCCATCTGCTGCCGGCTCCGGTGTTCAAGTTCACCGCCGATCTCCAGGCCCGCCGCCGCCTCGGACTGACCGCCACACTGGTGCGCGAGGACGGCCGCGAGTCCGATGTGTTCTCGCTGATCGGGCCCAAGCGGTTCGACGCGCCGTGGAAGGAGATCGAGGCACAGGGCTGGATCGCGCCGGCCGACTGCGTGGAGGTCCGCGTCGACCTGACCGACTCGGAACGGCTCGCCTACGCCATGGCGGAGCCTGAGGAGCGCTACCGGTTCTGCGCCACGACCGACTCCAAGCGCCGCGTCACCGAGACTCTCGTGCGCCGGCACGCCGGGGAGCAGACCCTCGTCATCGGCCAGTACATCGACCAGCTCGACGAGCTGGGCGAACAGCTCTCCGCGCCCGTCATCAAGGGGGACACGAGCAACGCCCAGCGTGAGAAGCTGTTCGACGCGTTCCGGGCCGGTGAGCTGTCGGTCCTCGTGGTGTCGAAAGTGGCGAACTTCTCGATCGACCTCCCGGAGGCGACCGTCGCCATCCAGGTGTCGGGCACGTTCGGCTCACGCCAGGAGGAGGCCCAGCGCCTCGGCCGGGTGCTGCGTCCGAAGGCGGACGGGCACGAGGCGCGCTTCTATTCGGTCGTCGCGCGCGACACGGTCGACCAGGAGTTCGCCGCGCACCGGCAGCGGTTCCTCGCCGAACAGGGCTACGCCTACCGGATCATGGACGCGGGCGACGTGTTCGCGGCGGGTGACGAGGAGGAGTTGGGCGGTGTCTGA
- a CDS encoding aminoglycoside phosphotransferase family protein, with product MITVPAGLAAYQARFNGEAGRAWTEALPGLAARVLDQWRLRPTGPGRHGMVALVLPVEREDGTPAALKIRPRTEENAGEAPALRAWNGAGAVRLLAHDEDTGSLLLEALDPARSLDDVPDARAACGLLAGLLARLTAVPPPPGVRHLRDVAGAMVAQAPELLPRLPRDDDRRLLADCAAATRELLPEPGESLLHWDLHYENVLAPAPGGERGEPWLAIDPEPLVGDPGFDLLPALDNRFDPAEILPRFDLMTEVLSLDRDRAKGWSLARVLQNCLWDIEDGEPALSPVQTTIARTLLAHR from the coding sequence ATGATCACCGTTCCCGCCGGACTGGCCGCGTACCAGGCGCGGTTCAACGGCGAAGCCGGACGTGCCTGGACCGAGGCCCTGCCCGGACTCGCCGCCCGTGTGCTCGACCAGTGGCGGTTGCGCCCCACCGGCCCGGGGCGGCACGGCATGGTGGCCCTGGTGCTGCCGGTCGAGCGCGAGGACGGCACCCCGGCAGCCCTGAAGATCCGCCCGCGCACCGAGGAGAACGCGGGCGAGGCGCCCGCCCTGCGCGCCTGGAACGGCGCCGGCGCGGTGCGCCTGCTGGCCCACGACGAGGACACCGGCTCGCTGCTGCTCGAAGCCCTCGATCCCGCGCGCAGCCTCGACGACGTGCCCGACGCCCGCGCCGCCTGCGGGCTGCTGGCCGGGCTCCTCGCCCGCCTGACGGCCGTGCCGCCGCCGCCCGGCGTCCGGCACCTGCGGGACGTGGCCGGCGCGATGGTCGCCCAGGCCCCGGAACTGCTGCCGCGCCTGCCCCGCGACGACGACCGCAGGCTGCTGGCCGACTGCGCCGCCGCGACGCGCGAGCTGCTGCCGGAGCCGGGCGAGTCGTTGCTGCACTGGGACCTGCACTACGAGAACGTCCTGGCCCCCGCGCCCGGCGGCGAACGCGGCGAACCGTGGCTCGCGATCGACCCCGAGCCGCTGGTCGGCGACCCCGGATTCGATCTGCTGCCCGCGCTCGACAACCGGTTCGACCCGGCCGAGATCCTGCCGCGCTTCGACCTCATGACCGAGGTGCTGTCCCTGGACCGGGACCGCGCCAAGGGCTGGTCGCTGGCCCGGGTGCTCCAGAACTGCCTGTGGGACATCGAGGACGGCGAACCCGCGCTGTCGCCCGTGCAGACCACCATCGCCAGGACGCTGCTCGCCCACCGCTGA